The following coding sequences are from one Peromyscus eremicus chromosome X, PerEre_H2_v1, whole genome shotgun sequence window:
- the Rtl4 gene encoding retrotransposon Gag-like protein 4, with product MEKCTESPPTLKAGPSFLRGDNLILQPQMQHPTDDNPTLRGQVVPVPDTPVMSLPYSGDHLPQFHDESTSVTGFLARVTTYLTALKISNPADDARVKHFFDYLSQQMQSCDIVSESNQSNLLKQYEHFVLELQQSCGEPMKQEIIPPMNVKVDSRDNSQQDATTFEGFAQNLSDSETSQSDQFQKGQADPTHEEEITDIMGNLPDLITQCIQLDKNYKDRPELLQSESQVPIFASTTKHQSFFSPKGPLPKDEPKQFQGAQPPVTPAKRARQQETQLCLYCSQAGHFTRECLAKRSRTPARRKM from the coding sequence ATGGAGAAATGTACAGAATCCCCACCTACCTTAAAGGCAGGGCCTTCCTTTTTGAGAGGAGACAATCTGATTCTGCAGCCACAAATGCAGCATCCAACTGATGACAACCCCACTTTAAGAGGGCAAGTTGTGCCTGTCCCAGATACTCCAGTGATGTCTCTACCCTACTCAGGTGACCATCTCCCTCAATTTCATGATGAGTCAACCAGTGTCACAGGGTTTCTTGCTCGTGTGACTACCTATTTGACAGCTCTCAAGATTTCCAATCCTGCAGATGATGCCCGAGTCAAGCATTTTTTTGACTACCTATCCCAGCAGATGCAAAGTTGTGACATCGTATCCGAGTCCAACCAGAGTAATCTATTGAAACAATATGAACACTTTGTTCTTGAGTTACAGCAGTCATGTGGTGAACCCATGAAACAAGAAATTATCCCTCCTATGAATGTTAAGGTTGACAGTAGAGACAACTCTCAGCAGGATGCTACTACTTTTGAAGGGTTTGCTCAAAATCTGAGTGATAGTGAGACCAGTCAGAGTGACCAGTTCCAAAAGGGACAAGCTGACCCCACTCATGAAGAAGAAATCACAGATATAATGGGCAATCTACCAGATTTGATCACTCAGTGCATTCAGCTGGACAAAAACTACAAAGACAGGCCAGAACTCCTACAGTCAGAAAGTCAGGTTCCAATATTTGcttccacaaccaagcaccaatCCTTCTTCAGCCCCAAAGGTCCACTACCCAAGGATGAGCCCAAGCAATTTCAGGGAGCCCAAccacctgtcaccccagccaAGAGAGCCCGCCAGCAAGAAACTCAGTTATGTCTCTACTGTAGCCAGGCCGGTCACTTTACAAGAGAATGCCTTGCTAAACGTTCTCGAACTCCAGCAAGGAGAAAAATGTAG